DNA from Onychomys torridus unplaced genomic scaffold, mOncTor1.1, whole genome shotgun sequence:
AGAGAGATTGACAGACAGACCAGCTGAGCCACCCAGGGGCTCCCTGTGTCACACTAAATGTAGGAGGGCTCCTAAGTACAGATAATAGCATTGAGGCCATTGTCTGAATCATTGTGCCTGGGAAGCCAAAGCCTCCTTTCAGGGTAACACTCACCTGTTAGGAAGTCCTGAATGGCAGCAATGAGTGGCTCCCCATTTCTCAGGGTCACAAGGTTTGCTTTGGTCTGAAGGAGAAACAAGCACAAGTCAGCCACTCTGGCTGGAGAGTGCAGCCTGAAGGTCTGCGTCATGTAACTGTAGGCATCATGTGACTGTGGAGCTGGGAGGTCTCCACTCCAGCATTCCTACTATCTTGTAGTTGCCTTACTGatcaagggaaaagaaaagtgCCTAGTAGGGGCTCACTctacagcccaggttggcctagaactcactatgtagcctatgctggcctggaacacttggtgatcctcttgcctcaacttctTGAGTGCTGCTGTTAACAAGTTTGTAGACAAACCTAGCTAAGAACATTCGCTTTTGTGAGAGCTATATAATCTCTGAAATCAACCAATTCCATGTTTTTCCACAATGACAGAACTGAGTGACTTCTCTTGTTAAGTTCTAACAGCAATTGAGAGCAAGCAGAAGTTCCCTTGTCAGAGTGGGAATCTTCTAATGTTCATGAGAGGCTGTGGAGGTGCTCCTGTgagtctgtgggttttctttgcCTCCTTACCATGTCCAAGGTCCTGTCAGGCAAAGACCTTTTACTTCCCATTTGTGAGCCCTTACAGGATAATGACCCTACATCTGGAGTGGCCACAACACACGCAGTTTAGAGATCCTCTTAGAGGGAAGACAGCGGATGACCTCATGTTAGTAAGGACATGGGGTAGAGTTTCATGATTTTGTAAATCTTTGTCCCCTGGGCCCACATCCATGCTGGGCCCTACAGACCTTACTGTGAACTGCTGCATCAAAATGTATCCAGTGACACTCAAAGAGATGTGTTCAGATGGAGCAAGGGACTCTTCCACCGCAAGTGTCCAAGCCTGTAGTTTATGGTTGTTATTTTACTCAATAAGTTCTTATAACAAAATGACAGTGGTACGACTCCTAACAGGCACAGTTTAACAGGTTGAATCCAAGTGGTGGCTGTTATTCcccataatattttaatatttaattacaaaAACTGCTTGTGcttttggcttaaaaaaaaacaaaaaaacccaaacaaaacaaaacaaaacaaacaaacaaacaaacaaaaaacaaaaactacacttgatccagctggtatcttcTGCTCCCCTGATcactccaggaatccacaatgacacatcctctgtagactgctggcaatggtcgagagaaagcctgatctgacctagtctggtgatcagatggccaaacaccctaatgggcatgctggaactctcatccaataactgatggaagtggatgctgagatccttggccaggccccaggtggagctccaggagtccaattgtcaagaaagaggagggactgtaagagtgtgaattgttgagaccaagattggaaaagcacaggacaaatagccaaacaaatggaagcacatgaattatgaaccaaaagctgtggagcccccaactggagcaggcccttggataagtgagacaattgaatagcttgaactgtttgggaggcacccaggcagtgggaactggacctatccttagtgcatgagctggctgtttggaaccttgggcttacaaagggacactttgctcagcctggaaggaggggactggacctgcctgtactggatccacaaggttgaaatgaatccccaggggagtcttggccctggagaagatgggaatggaggggaggggctgggggaaggtggggacgggggggaggggaggactggggaacccatggctgatgtgtaaaattaaaacacaaatataataaataaaaaaggagaaaaaaacctaCAAATATAGACAATGCAAAACCCCACAACTAATCCATGGACTAAGGCCTCAGTCAATAAAAGGATAAAGTTCCACATCAGTGATGGAGGCTGTGGCTGAGTGTGGTGAAACATTAAATTGCACATCAGTTATGAAGGCTGTGACTGAGCATGGTGTCTCATGTCTGTTTTCCTAGTGTTAGGAGCAGATGCAGGAGTcacaatgagttctaggctagcctaggctacagagcaagcccATCTCAACAAGGAACCCTGGAGGCTGGGAGTGTGGTTTAGTTGTCAAGAATAACTggattttatttactcatttacttTCATTGGGGCCAGGAATGAAGTAAGGGCTTTGGGCATGTCAGGGATAATCCACCATAGCATTACAACCACACTCTGTCCCTAAGTGTGGTTTTTGTGGGTAGGAATAGGGGATACTTACAACCATACATAGGTGAGCTTATAATGTAGGAATGTAGGCCAGGGGGGAAATACTCAAGCTAGATGTGGTATAACGTGTGTACTCATGACcactagggagactgaggcagggaaccacttgagctctgagttcaaggccaacatgagCAACACACCCAGGTCCCAGTTAAAATCCACAAGTCCAAAGCTGTTCTTGTCAATAGTCAGGGATTACTAGAGCCCTACCCAGTAGATACCAACAGTGCCATGTGCAGCAGGATGTAGGGGCAGTGTGGATGGAACAATAGGTAGAGACCAACTCCTAAGAGCAGGCATGAACCCCCTATCACAAAACCTCTGCAGCCACAGCAGTCTCAAAAATTATTAGTCTAGTGCCCTTTAAGGGGCCAAAGCAGCATGTAATACACTTTGGGAAGTTTCATTTACAACATACTGGGCAATCCACTTAGTAGGCATCTTCCCCCACAATACCCATACTGGCACTGGTGCACaactttttaaattcttcttttgagacagaatcatgtggttcatgctggctttgaactcataatgttcttgtctctgcctccagtggGCTGGGGCTCACTCTGCAGCTCAGgttcttaaatgctgggattaaggcatgcaaTGCACCACCATTCAGGCtatttagttttagtttattattttgttgggctgtttgtttgtttgttttgagacagagtttctctgtgtagccttgtatctcctggaattcactctttagactaggctggactcaaatacagagatccacctgcctctgcctccagcatgctcagattaaaggcatgcactactacctCCCAGCTAGTTCATAGCTGTTATACATGGACATATGTTCTCCCAAGAATCAAGAGTACAGATCAGAAAATGTCATCCCATCCTAAAAAGCACTTGTGACTAACTCACTTTTAGCTACTATTTTCAAGACTGTTGAAAGGCTCAAAGggaaccaatgagaaaacaagaTAGAAGAGCACAAGCCTTGTAGCAtgtgtgggaacaggaaggcccAGCTTCTCTGGCATTGGTACCTGCATGGCTCTTCCATGTGGCCCTTTTCATAGGCAATACCCCAGTACCTAcctggtgatattgtgtcccccaatatattgtgcaccctaataaacttatctggggtcagaaacagaacagccactagatagacatggaggccagaaaatggtggcacacacatctttaatcctatcacttgggaggcagagagccatccggatctctgtgagttcaaatccacacaGGAAACTgtcaggtatggtgacacacacctttaatcccaggaagtgatggcaggaagcagaaaggtataaggcatgaggaccaggaactaggtttgttaagcttttaggctttgagcagcagttcagctgagatccattcagatgaggagtcaagaggttttcagtctgaggaaacaagatcaactgaggcattggcaaggtgaggttggatgtggcttgttctgtttctgtgactaTTCAGCGTTcagcccaatacctggctcccggtttgtttttattaatattaccttctaacaactggagttacagattggtCCATCCCACTTTTTCTGGGGTAGTTCAGGGACCCTTGAGATCTGAAATCCCATCCTGGAACTTCTTTCTTCGCTCTGTTAACAACTGTCCCTCACTTGGAACCCCAGCCTCCACTGTGAACCAAGTCTTATGTTTCTTAGCTACATCCATCTCCAGGAATCGCTCCTTCACCATGGTGCCGGCTGCCGGGCGCCTTCTCCAGGATCTGACTACAGAAACCACTGTCCCTGCAGCTTACCAGGCGCTTCTGGATTTAGGACTCAGAGAGCAGCAGCTGTCCCTCGGCCACCGGCCACCATAGAACTTCGCAGTGCCGCTTCctcttttggggtgtgtgtgtttctggggtgtgtgtgtgtctgtctgtctagagaGGCTTTGGAAGGCTGCTTTGCGCCCTCCAGCTACACCGCCACCTAGTGGCTCCTGTATGAAATGCACCTAGGCCCCactaatctaaaaaaaaatcctctttctGTTGGGTTTCTCAAAGCCACAGTGAATTACTGCACTTTCTTTATCTcaaggccaaaaagaaaaaaaataacagcaatgaaaaaaatcactattttttGAATAAAGAGCATTGGAAACCAAAATCAACCTGCCAAAGAAAAAAGACTGTTACTTCACTAAATCTATTATTGAAAATTCTAAGGCTAAACTCTTTAATGCCAAATTCAGTCAAAGCACATTCAAACTCAGCCTTCTTACCCACCAGTTTCTCAAAAGACATAACTGCCCCCACCCAAATAAAAGCAACGCTCAGTCTTCCATGATTTAGGCACTTAAAGAAATGAAGAGCCTCTGTGACGTTACGACCAAAGAGGTGTTCTAGAGCCAAACCCCTGGCAGGGCACACAGACAGCCAACCCCGAGGGCTTAGTTCACCTTTGGAGCCACACAGGGCCATGGTGAGGCGCTGTTGCTCTGGTCTAGCTCTTAGAGGCAGGTACTGCCAGGGAGGTTCTGGATCACAGACAGCTCCTTCAGGATCAgagcctgggggaggggcagaggagggaagaacATGTAGTCTGTGAGGTGCCAGGCTCTGGCTCTGCAGATCACAACCCTTCAATCCAACATTTATAGAAAATTCGAGGACATTTCATCAGGATGTCAGATTTCCAATCAATGAAGTTTGCTGAATTAAGGCTATACATTGGCCTTTCTTCTCTTATTCTTAGTTCTGAGACTGCAACTCTATCAATTAgtcttctttctgctctctcttcaggCTGACTGTAGGTTGGGGCACAGTCCTCTGACCCATCTTTCCCCTAACCCCAAGCAGTACCCAGGCACTCCTGGAGAACACACAATGCCGGTGATAAATGGGCTAAGAATGGCCATGAACTAGGTTACCATCCCAGTCTTCAGCCCTGTTTCTGATTCTCCCAGTGTGGACCTAGAGGCTGCAGCATCTTAAGCATTCTGTGTTGAATGTAGGTGGTGGTACAGGGCATCCTGGGGGTGTCCAGAGCTGTCATCCATATCAGTGAGCATAGAAGGAAGAAGATGTTCAAGCTTCTAGTAGAAGGTGACAACATGCAGGCAGTCATGGCCACCAATACCGTGAAAGGCATCCAGATGACTTCCAATAACTAGTGAGGTACCATTGCATCAGAACCCTCATCCAATACCCAATCCATGGCATTTGCTTCCCCAACAATTACACAACAATCTGCTTTGATAATAGAGCAGTGTTTGCTTTGTGCTTGTCAAATGGGAAGAAGTAGGAGTGAGGTAGCTCCCAGACGGGACTGCCTCCACTCACTCCTAGCTCTCCCTCAGTGGAGAAAACTCTGGGCATTGAGGCTGCCCAGACAACCATCACCAACAAGATCCAGCCCATAATGGTCAACCATGGCATGAGCATCGACAGGAGACAGGTGATGCTGCTCTCAGACCTGATGACCTACAAGGTGTAAGAGAAGGGAGGCTCCAGGTTGTCTGGGGTTGTGAAACCCACTGTCTGGCAAACAGTCAGAGGGTGTATACAGCATAGGAAGCACACTTCTGTGAGGGCTGACTGAAGGGGTTAATAAGGCGCACATGGCTGGCTGTGGTTATCACAGTGGGTATGATGGTGCTAGATGCTGAggtggcagaagaatcacgagccatggttacctttttagagctttattaggaggaaggagagagagagacagacagacagacacacacacacacacacacacagagagagagagagagagagagagagagagagagagagagagagagagagagagactgcacagAGGGAATATGAAAAGGGAGGACCTGTGGGAGGGCACATCCccttttaggctgggatgctgtTGCAGGCTGATTACGTAATAAGGACATACTCCTTACACTGACCTGCACAGGAAGTCAGGTGTCACCACTAAAAGGCCTAGTGTGCTGACGGGATCAGGCGTTTTGATAAATTTCCTTGTGAGAATTTCAACACAACCAGTTGTTGGAGTAGAAAACCTTGAACACAGCTTTTGTCCATGTCTTTAGTCTTATTCTACAGCCAAATTGGCCGTTACCAAAACTAGGATGCCCAGGGGACTTGAGTTATATTTCCCTGATCCATTCCAGTGCTGCTTCTGTAGTCATTTCCAGACAGTAGGGCTGGGTAttcggtggtagagtgcttgcctagcatgcatgggctctgtgtttgatctccagaacaaacacacacacacacacacacacacacacacacacacacacacacagagtaaattaCCTTGTTCTCAGGTTGGAGTGTATGGGGAAGCTGCTATGGGTGTTTGCTTCCTCCCCAAACAGTAAGTAGTGCATTGTGTTTACATGAAACTTTCCTGATAAGCCTGTCCTGCGTAGAGGTTATTATGGAACCAGAGATGTCACTCAGAAGTAGAACAAGGTCAAGGTATATATCCCTATGTCCCTGGGTACATCTCCAGCACCAAAGAATAAACTGCATCAGGTGGGGCCATGGCAGCCCTAAAGGAGAGGGTGTCTGCACGTATGttcttctgctttgattttttaaaggttATGGTATTTCACTGGATCTGCAATACAGGTTTATATCTAtttgttgtatgtatatgtgggtgaATAATCATGTGGGCCTTGTATAGTATACCAAGGGAATCATCATCAGGAATGTAAGTGTCTGAACTCCAACCCAATTTCAACTCTGCATTAAAGGCGTTGGGGTATCATCTGTGGTTCTATAGTATTTAATTGCTCATATTGATAAACAGAGGgatattaaaaagaatgaaacattCCTGGGCAGTGTTTGGATAGTGTAGCTAAATTTGTACTATGGGACTTCCAATGAAGCTAAGATAACTCTGGCTTTGGAAGGAGGAGGTGTTGAATGGCCTCCTCTATGTTCCAAGAGAGACTCCTAGAAAGTGAACCTGGTCTTCTGGTCAGTTAAGGGAGAACCAATTAGCAGGGTGGCAAAGGCTGTTCCCCATGACATCAGCAGTcccttccctggacattctattgtatcctagAGAGCTCTTGGCATCCCCTGTGATGTCACCAGTGTTGTAGCAACATCAACTGCCTCAGGGCAATCCTTCATTGCCTACAGGGTAGAGCATAGACATGCTGCTGGCAAGACTGAGGAGTCTCCTtggaagagagaatgaagaacatccagaaaccagagagaggcagaagaaagctGGCTTTGAGTCTCAGAGGAAAACAACCAAAAAGGGTTTCTGGGGAAGGCACAGTGAGTGCTGGGCAGGAGATGTGGGTTTCCTGGGGGAGGTGGGCTTGACCTGAGCCCTCCAATATTGGGGCAGAGGAGCCAGAACCTCTGAGAGGCAAATGGACTTCCCTGCTTCTCCTAATTCCTGAAAGTCCAGGGTCTAGAA
Protein-coding regions in this window:
- the LOC118575159 gene encoding DNA-directed RNA polymerase III subunit RPC1-like; this encodes MPVVVQGILGVSRAVIHISEHRRKKMFKLLVEGDNMQAVMATNTVKGIQMTSNNYSPSVEKTLGIEAAQTTITNKIQPIMVNHGMSIDRRQVMLLSDLMTYKV